The Ziziphus jujuba cultivar Dongzao chromosome 1, ASM3175591v1 genome segment tatatatatatatatatattataaatgatttGGGTCAATCAGAAAATGACAGCTTTATTAAGAAAGTTGCGTAAACGTGTTGGAACTAACTTTGTTTGACATTGTAATATGTGGGTCGTTCTTGGCTGCTGAAGAATGCAATTTGCTTGCTTGCCGCTAAGTCGCTCACAGCCATTGCAAGATTGGGATTTGGAATCATTgtataagaaaatattaaaaaagaaaaaaaaaagaaaaaagaaaagctattaatcgtaattttattaaactttGTCTTCACTTAATGGGAAATATTAAAGCATTAGAGAAAGAGAACCAATCCCATGTGGCCGGGCacattttaggtttttttttttttttgtagtaaaCCTTTCTTTCGACAAACTATAAACTATCAACTATGAATCATTAATAATCGGACAaacaaagtaaaatttttagaaaatggaaaTTACCCGTCAGAATAGAATTATAAATTCATGACAGAAAAGAACTTAAGGGAAATGCATAAAGTTACTATAAaagaacaaaagcaaaaaacatctcaacccccaaaaaaaaaaaaaaaaaaaaaaaaaaaactagtgtAAAAGCATCTAATTGgttgacaaaaaaacaaaagagggaaatagaaactgtaaatttttatgcATTGGTTTTGGGTTTGTTGAGAAAAGGTGTTACAACTTTAATTAGCAAAATGGAATTATGCAACAAactttgcttttttgtttttttatatgtatggaAGTAATAATCACAGATGGTAAGTAAGCCAAAACTGCTACAGGAACGCATTTCTTGGTAACAAAATTTTGCATAacaaatttattgcattttgtaAAGTTTTAACCAATCAAAACTAAGCTGTCGCTTCTAAAAGAATCCCAACATACCTTAATTTTAAGGGATTtcagaaaacaaacaaatagaaaaaactttaaatttgaTAGACAGTACCGAATTCGAATTAGTACggtattttttggttttctcaaaagtaaaaaatatataaagaaaagtGGCCAATGAGAGAAGAGAGACCACAGAAAACCAGTAGGCAACAACCCAGCTGAACATCTTCATAACCCATCGTTCAATGTCTACGTTGTCACTGTCAGTGCCACATGAGACAAGCAATACCTGGATCTGCCGCCACGTGTAAGACAGAACCAACCACCGCCGTCTTTTAAAGTGAAAATGGGGTCCCACATATATCCATTTAGTTTTATACGTGTCTGCCAGCACACGCTCCAACAATCCGAGCATCAAAATGACCAATTTATCCAAACCCCCTCATCACAAGTCTTCGTATATATAGAGATTCACGAATCACGCTCGGAGAGCATAATTCGCAAAAATCCCTGCGAAGTCGCAAAAAGGCGATTTCAGtaaaattcccaaaaaaaaaaaaaaaaaaaaaggaagagaagcaAATTGCCAGTGTAAAATACAAGCCGTTTGGATTTATCACGTGCCGCACGTGCTGGCCGTCGAAGACCtctttcctctttctctctctttctctcttcctctctccttCCCCTAACACCGTTAAGATTTTCCAACgcgtttgttttgtttttgtgttttgtttttgtttttgtgtttttttgtttttttggggttttgttttcttagggttttcagaaaatCAGAATCATCTCCGATCTCATTGATCAAAGAGATTGTATTGTCTTTTCTAGGACTCTCTTCatctgctttttttattttttttttccccttccatTTTTGGAATTTCGTGGatttagttttgtattttttttttttttggggagattttttgtttggggggagaggaaaaaaaaaaaaaaaaaaaagagaaagaaagaaagattgatggTGCAGTTGATGAAATCGGGGGGTCTCCGACACGAACCGGAAGCATGTATGGAGAAGATACCAGTGAAATTGGAAATTGAGGATTCTTTGGAGGAGGAACACGGCCCGCTTAACAAGCGGTCCAAGCCCACCTCAGCTCTAAACgaggtatttttatttttatttttattttttctgatttCTAACTGTTTGGCTCCCGAGAAATGGAGCtagcaaaggaaaataaaagaaaaggtgTATACTTAGCCTATTGAaatgttgtatttatttatttatttctttattttccgtTTTGGTCTATTGGAAATTGAGACAAGCTTCGAATTTAGATTTGGcatcaataacatattgatTCTCACACAGTGtgtccaattttttattttttatttatttttattttttcaaactttagTTGTCATGATGGGTGATGAGAGTTCTTCTGAGAAAAATTAATGGTCTGTTTGGATTCTGAGAACTTTGCAGCGAAAGTAATAGAACTTTTGTGAATCTTATGTGATTGATAATATTTCTTGAATTACACAAGGATAGTGTAAGCTCTACACGACAGTGTGGGAATTAATGTCTGAACAGAGCTGATCATTGTGTCTGGATTAGTTCAGGATTTAAGTTGCTTTTATGTGACTGGAttgtaattgaaaaataatgctGGAGCTTCTTTAAGTTTTGACCTGTGTTGTATTATAGAGTGCATTTGAAGAGAACAACGATGTGTTAATTTCGTAATTTTCGGTTTTAGACTTTTATTATTAAACAGATTTTCTTAACTTGTCTTGTTCACTATATTCAGTGTGGTGCTGGAAATAATGCATTTCCTATCCCGCCATCTCAATACAACCCTCTTGACGAGCCTAGCCCTTTGGGTTTGAGGCTAAGAAAAAGTCCATCATTATTGGAATTAATTCAAATGAAGCTCTCTCAAGGGACCCCTGCTCTTGGAAGTGAACAGAGTGAAAGCATTGCCTCTGGAATCAAAAAGGAATGTAAAGGCACTGCTCCCGCAGGTGCTACTGATAAGCTAAAGGCTTCAAATTTTCCAGCTTCACTTTTAAGGATTGGGTGTTGGGAGGTATTATCACTAACTTTTATGCTAACAAATGCCTGATGGTATGGGAGGATCTTGTAGTATTGTTACTTTTTGTATAAAGTGTTAATGATACTTGATCGGTGGCAGTATAAATCAAGATATGAAGGTGATTTAGTGGCAAAATGCTACTTTGCTAAGCATAAGCTCGTTTGGGAAGTTCTTGAAGGTGGTCTCAAGAGCAAAATAGAAATCCAGTGGTCAGATATTATGGCTCTAAAGGCGAATTGTCCTGATGATGGACTGAGTAGTTTGACTGTTGTGGTAATTCCCTTTCTCTGCTCTGTATATTTATGTGCATTCTGAATGATTTGTTAGCGTCAAGATATGTACATGTAATGCTGATTCTTTATTGGTGCAGCTGGCTAGACAACCCCTTTTCTTCAGAGAGACCAATCCTCAGCCTAGAAAGCACACCTTGTGGCAGGCAACAGCAGATTTTACTGATGGGCAAGCTAGCATGCACAGGTAAAATTGAAATGCTGTTCTTTATTACCTTATTCTCATATTTGATAAGTTGTTTTtatgattccttttttttttttttttttttatttatttatttttaatttcaatgcaAACTTTCTTCTTTTATCTTAACCCCCTCCCCTGGAAAAAGAGTCTTTTTTTCGCCATTGTGGTTTCAATCGGACCAATCATCCATTATGTGGATAGAAGCTGGCACTATGCTGGTATAATTGCACTGTGTTTTCAATTGCAGTTGGTCCTGTTAAGAATTAGATCATTTCCTCCCTAGAATATGGCAGTTTTATCGTAgccattttctggtttttggATTTCTGGGTGTGCCTGAACATttcttttatatgaaaatagatAAGGAACCATCCAgtggaattttaattttcttgaatGTGTctcctatttatttttgttttatgtccATTTTAGGAAGACATTTTAATATTGTCTCATATTTCTTTTGAGAATTGttacgaattaaaaaaaaaacaaaaaagttctaCTTTATGTTTATGTGTTTGAAGCTTCTGAACTAGAAACTAATGTCCATGCATCTATATAAATAAGATTTTCAAAGATATTGTATTGTTTGTGAAATGAATCCTATTGTTTAGGCATCAATTGCATAATTGTATCTTTAAGCTCTTTGGTTTTCATCTATTTAAGGATGCAACTTTAAGTTAGTTATCTAATTTTCAAGGCTATGTCATTTATTgggaattttctttttgtgaatttttaggCAACATTTTCTGCAATGCCCACAAGGACTGCTAAATAAACATTTTGAAAAGCTTATTCAGTGTGACATGCGTCTTAACTTCTTGAGTCAACAGCCAGAGATAGTTTTGGATTCTCCATATTTTGAACCGCGAACTTCTGTTTTCGAGGACCCAGATGAATCCAAAGGCCATGGTTTTGATCAAGTTGAAAATGGTAATGGATCTGCCATAACTGGTTTCCAAGATGTTGGTTCACCATCTGGCACTCAGTCATCTTCATTGAAGATTGAACAACAGGATTCGGTTGGTGTGTCTTTGGAAAACCTGTCCAGAGATGCTCCTTCCCCCAGCTCAGGTATAGAAGTTGACCTGGCATCTGGTGTAAGCAAAATGGttgaatgttttaatttttatacatttttgcTCTTGTTTCCGCATCATCAATTGGgccttttgatattaaaaaacgCTGATTTCATCTTAGATTTCATCTTTGTTTTGTGATACACTTGAAAATGATCAAGTATAGCCATTGAGGGCATAGCAGGCTAGCTTATTGAATGTTTTTAATATTCATTGACTGATTCTTCTTAGGATTTTGGACTTTTTGCTCTATTTTTATCATCTGAAAAATTGCCAATAAGGCAAGGACTAACTCTTACCTAACTCTCTCGTCCCCATGTAATTTATGTCTCACTATTCCACAATATGGTGGCAATTCCCACATAATATGATATTAGGaactaaacattttaaaatgtaatttttttatttgtcgtGGTTTAATAGTTAGTTATCTTCCGTTgctcataataatattatatggcttttttgctttttaggtTTTCTGTTGAGTAATTGCTCTGACCAGTCACTATATTTTTCAAATCTGATGATTACATAACTTTAGTCATTGAGGACATACAAGTTATAAATGCAGCTTAACATCTTTGCTGTATTTAATTATCACTTAGCAGAGTACTTTTGTGATTAAACTTTTTAAGTTTGTGCATATCTACTTTGATGTCTTATTGCTTTCTATTGTTTCTGAATGACCAAACTCATTTCATGAAGTTCCATAATGTGGCTGttatatgaatttaaataatttagttaTAATGATTTGGAACTGTGAAATTCATGTTGGTTGTCTCCTAATTGATTGGGATATGTGATTGGAACATTGATTTGCAACTCAAATTCCCTTTTCTCCTGTAATCATAGGATTGCACTTACTCTTAGGATTTCTATATGAAGATTGCGTAATTTGAGGAGTATATGGCTTTTCTATAAGCTACAGTGAATTTATTAGATATTGGACCTTGGATTTTTCATATTACTGGTTAACTT includes the following:
- the LOC107426267 gene encoding uncharacterized protein LOC107426267 isoform X1 codes for the protein MVQLMKSGGLRHEPEACMEKIPVKLEIEDSLEEEHGPLNKRSKPTSALNECGAGNNAFPIPPSQYNPLDEPSPLGLRLRKSPSLLELIQMKLSQGTPALGSEQSESIASGIKKECKGTAPAGATDKLKASNFPASLLRIGCWEYKSRYEGDLVAKCYFAKHKLVWEVLEGGLKSKIEIQWSDIMALKANCPDDGLSSLTVVLARQPLFFRETNPQPRKHTLWQATADFTDGQASMHRQHFLQCPQGLLNKHFEKLIQCDMRLNFLSQQPEIVLDSPYFEPRTSVFEDPDESKGHGFDQVENGNGSAITGFQDVGSPSGTQSSSLKIEQQDSVGVSLENLSRDAPSPSSVMDSRAIEGNGSSEAVDSKGPKNWDQIKVPGLHPSMSMSDLMSRIGNCISEQMTSGNPPSADQQSEYQDMLEDIAQYLLNDNQATTDSDEKSLMTRVNSLCCLLQKDPVTGQQSQFDGESCTEGPDGGKDVQLNNTSESTVKPDAKAPEEDAKDVLGGRQAPPGMSRKDSFGELLLHLPRIASLPKFLFNISEEDDD
- the LOC107426267 gene encoding uncharacterized protein LOC107426267 isoform X2; the protein is MVQLMKSGGLRHEPEACMEKIPVKLEIEDSLEEEHGPLNKRSKPTSALNECGAGNNAFPIPPSQYNPLDEPSPLGLRLRKSPSLLELIQMKLSQGTPALGSEQSESIASGIKKECKGTAPAGATDKLKASNFPASLLRIGCWEYKSRYEGDLVAKCYFAKHKLVWEVLEGGLKSKIEIQWSDIMALKANCPDDGLSSLTVVLARQPLFFRETNPQPRKHTLWQATADFTDGQASMHRQHFLQCPQGLLNKHFEKLIQCDMRLNFLSQQPEIVLDSPYFEPRTSVFEDPDESKGHGFDQVENGNGSAITGFQDVGSPSGTQSSSLKIEQQDSVGVSLENLSRDAPSPSSGNGSSEAVDSKGPKNWDQIKVPGLHPSMSMSDLMSRIGNCISEQMTSGNPPSADQQSEYQDMLEDIAQYLLNDNQATTDSDEKSLMTRVNSLCCLLQKDPVTGQQSQFDGESCTEGPDGGKDVQLNNTSESTVKPDAKAPEEDAKDVLGGRQAPPGMSRKDSFGELLLHLPRIASLPKFLFNISEEDDD